A segment of the Streptomyces sp. NBC_01235 genome:
CACCAGCACGAACGCTCGTACCCGCAAGGGCCCGCGTCGCGCCATCGCCGGCAAGAAGAAGCCGGGCAAGAAGTAGTCCTCAGCGGACGCTCATCAGCGGTCTTCGCTGTAGGACCGACCACCTCCCGTAGGAGTTATTAGATGCCCCCCAAGGGACGTCAGGGCGCTGCCAAGAAGGTGCGCCGCAAGGAAAAGAAGAACGTCGCGCACGGCCAGGCGCACATCAAGAGCACGTTCAACAACACGATCGTGTCCATCACGGACCCGGCCGGAAACGTGATCTCCTGGGCCTCCGCCGGCCACGTCGGCTTCAAGGGCTCCCGCAAGTCCACGCCGTTCGCCGCGCAGATGGCCGCCGAGTCGGCTGCCCGTCGCGCGCAGGAGCACGGCATGCGCAAGGTCGACGTCTTCGTCAAGGGCCCGGGCGCCGGTCGTGAGACCGCCATCCGCTCCCTGCAGGCGACGGGCCTCGAGGTCGGCTCCATCCAGGACGTCACCCCGACCCCGCACAACGGCTGCCGTCCGCCCAAGCGTCGCCGCGTCTGACGTCGGCGCCTGAAGGGCTTGCTGTGCCTCGGGGTA
Coding sequences within it:
- the rpsK gene encoding 30S ribosomal protein S11: MPPKGRQGAAKKVRRKEKKNVAHGQAHIKSTFNNTIVSITDPAGNVISWASAGHVGFKGSRKSTPFAAQMAAESAARRAQEHGMRKVDVFVKGPGAGRETAIRSLQATGLEVGSIQDVTPTPHNGCRPPKRRRV